One window of the Microtus ochrogaster isolate Prairie Vole_2 chromosome 10, MicOch1.0, whole genome shotgun sequence genome contains the following:
- the LOC101983804 gene encoding hsc70-interacting protein: MPRAQKIAEHRRKYERKREEREIKERIERVKKAREEHERAQREEEARRQSGAQYGSFPGGFPGGMPGNFPGGMPGMGGGMPGMGGMPGLNEILSDPEVLAAMQDPEVMVAFQDVAQNSANMSKYQNNPKVMNLISKLSAKFGGQA, encoded by the coding sequence ATGCCTCGGGCTCAAAAAATTGCTGAGCATCGGAGAAAATATGAGCGAAAACGTGAAGAGcgagagataaaagaaagaatagaaagggtGAAGAAGGCTCGAGAAGAGCATGAAAGAGCccaaagggaagaggaagccagaagacagtcTGGGGCTCAGTATGGCTCTTTTCCAGGTGGTTTTCCTGGGGGAATGCCTGGTAATTTTCCTGGAGGAATGCCTGGAATGGGAGGGGGCATgcctggaatgggaggaatgcCTGGACTCAATGAAATCCTCAGTGACCCCGAGGTTCTTGCAGCAATGCAGGATCCAGAAGTCATGGTGGCTTTCCAGGATGTGGCCCAGAACTCAGCAAATATGTCAAAATATCAGAACAACCCAAAGGTTATGAATCTCATCAGTAAATTGTCAGCCAAGTTTGGAGGTCAAGCGTAA